One window of the Anopheles cruzii chromosome 2, idAnoCruzAS_RS32_06, whole genome shotgun sequence genome contains the following:
- the LOC128266884 gene encoding uncharacterized protein LOC128266884 has protein sequence MALGPVHGLMVAVMMMMGVTGGRSPMLPLGKEPPRTLQMIGAASPRMLHRISADLKPDASQVVHIQVPYYIERPKRPKKKFQPWPLRGQRFASLPTFPHTIPSVPIPFGLGSGSHTESAFKQQSGGNRLAAALGVNPGPYDTPFVPVMKPSPVNPLHREPPPEIMFEPISILPLETPSFDTLRNHVNFLKHKQAAFFEGQGREFGFGEGAPPAAIPDELDYFGEHERQLGEVHKGDAGGPVNGGEQNTLSEDDFGQNDRKYDRRGVPVGREGDESSTEEDFYDTDERRQHYAPDEDFEDSREESDRAAAFEPKKVYTQVRHQETTRHVRPAGPDEDDGEDDDGDDEDEDRDDRSERANDEEADEPEHEEDAREENEDARPIRERVKEARKNIVYSEQGHEASKFDHGSAESYGQFEQQQKQPDAGSARRKRKRPRIKRSAAESADPDAATVATSGEVDEVAIILLTGNDSLPLAEALTDPRELHGDELIRFLDEAIANTTQYLPDTHLDNPEVINIVAPPSNVVKFPYYNRPVSEIDVDSALRYAENLTTFSGGGPYGNRGDVECNEVDVNIADEPEPTGGDGDGAEQGSDGFRPIKRLQGLGGKIECLKVRHFGHEPLDNPLFREEFVGGWPRKSLRPTGPAPAPTRQPNPAVAVYNDVIRHIKKHLASQQQRKKNAKPDEPDTLMIAVPRVLRLPAAEAAQEASQAAVGVKPARKREAKIISFPQANPGILSNHVSFPIFDISKYFPRFMMRANDDLYADEPDTKVRQGRLSTPKPRTTTKATHLRTLVRTAEQLAEGAVEVEESVERQRVTTGRPGRDDIADAFDDLLGKPLSPTLKPLQPIKPYDVVEDTRDTGPEPTYNKSGPPYAALALEPPVAQSILSQRLEPVNRNQLDFLKAKRSAKKPTTAHGVLKRPRPGQTRKKVLVFYHR, from the coding sequence ATGGCCCTCGGACCAGTGCACGGACTGATGGTGgcagtgatgatgatgatgggtgtaACCGGGGGACGCTCGCCGATGTTGCCACTGGGCAAGGAACCTCCCCGGACACTGCAGATGATCGGAGCGGCCAGTCCCCGGATGCTGCACCGGATCAGTGCGGATCTGAAGCCGGACGCCTCGCAAGTGGTCCACATCCAGGTGCCGTACTACATCGAGCGGCCGAAGCGGCCCAAGAAGAAGTTCCAGCCGTGGCCACTGCGTGGCCAGCGCTTCGCCTCGCTGCCCACCTTCCCGCACACGATTCCGAGCGTCCCGATACCCTTCGGGCTGGGTTCCGGGTCACACACGGAGAGTGCGTTCAAACAGCAGTCGGGCGGCAACCGACTGGCCGCGGCCTTGGGAGTGAACCCGGGACCGTACGACACCCCGTTCGTGCCGGTCATGAAGCCGAGCCCCGTGAACCCGCTGCACCGGGAGCCTCCGCCCGAGATCATGTTCGAACCGATCAGTATCCTGCCGCTGGAGACACCGTCCTTCGACACGCTGCGCAACCACGTGAACTTCCTGAAGCACAAGCAGGCGGCGTTTTTCGAGGGACAGGGTCGTGAGTTTGGATTCGGTGAGGGTGCCCCGCCCGCAGCCATCCCGGACGAGCTGGACTACTTCGGGGAACATGAGCGACAGCTGGGTGAGGTCCATAAGGGCGATGCCGGAGGACCGGTGAACGGTGGTGAGCAGAATACCCTGTCGGAAGACGACTTTGGTCAGAACGACCGGAAGTATGATCGGCGTGGTGTACCGGTCGGCCGGGAGGGTGACGAGTCCTCGACGGAAGAAGATTTCTACGACACCGACGAGCGCAGGCAGCATTACGCTCCGGATGAAGATTTCGAGGATTCGCGCGAAGAATcggaccgggcggcggcaTTCGAGCCGAAGAAGGTGTACACGCAGGTGCGTCACCAAGAGACCACGCGTCACGTCCGGCCTGCAGGTCCGGATGAAGATGACGGCGAggatgatgacggcgacgacgaagacgaagaccGGGACGATCGGAGTGAGCGCGCCAACGATGAGGAAGCGGACGAACCAGAACATGAAGAAGATGCACGGGAGGAGAACGAGGATGCGAGACCGATCCGGGAGCGGGTGAAGGAGGCTCGTAAAAACATCGTCTACAGCGAGCAGGGCCACGAAGCGTCCAAGTTTGACCACGGCTCGGCGGAATCGTACGGACagttcgagcagcagcagaagcagccgGACGCAGGATCCGCAAGGCGCAAGCGGAAGCGACCGCGCATCAAACGATCCGCGGCCGAGTCGGCGGATCCGGATGCAGCAACAGTAGCTACATCCGGGGAGGTGGATGAGGTCGCAATTATATTGCTCACCGGCAACGACTCACTGCCGCTGGCCGAAGCCCTGACCGACCCGCGGGAGCTACACGGCGACGAACTGATCCGGTTCCTGGACGAGGCGATCGCAAACACGACCCAGTACCTACCGGACACGCACCTCGACAACCCGGAGGTCATTAACATTGTCGCTCCTCCCAGCAACGTCGTTAAGTTTCCGTACTACAACCGGCCGGTGAGCGAGATCGACGTGGACTCGGCGTTACGCTACGCCGAGAACCTGACCACGTTCAGTGGAGGCGGCCCGTACGGGAACCGGGGCGACGTGGAGTGCAACGAGGTGGACGTGAACATTGCCGACGAACCGGAGCCTACCGGCGGGGACGGTGACGGGGCGGAGCAGGGGAGTGATGGCTTTCGGCCGATCAAGCGGCTCCAGGGGCTGGGCGGCAAGATCGAGTGTCTGAAGGTGCGCCATTTCGGGCACGAACCCCTCGACAACCCGCTGTTCCGGGAGGAGTTTGTGGGAGGGTGGCCGCGCAAGAGCCTGCGGCCAACCGGCCCAGCTCCGGCGCCCACTCGACAACCCAATCCGGCCGTGGCGGTCTACAACGACGTGATACGCCACATCAAGAAGCacctggccagccagcagcagcgcaagaAGAACGCCAAACCGGACGAACCGGACACGCTGATGATAGCGGTGCCGCGCGTCCTGCGACTACCGGCGGCCGAAGCAGCACAGGAAGCATCACAGGCGGCGGTGGGAGTGAAGCCGGCCCGCAAGCGTGAGGCAAAGATAATAAGCTTCCCGCAGGCGAACCCTGGGATCCTGTCGAACCACGTCAGCTTCCCGATCTTCGACATCAGCAAGTACTTCCCGCGGTTCATGATGCGCGCCAACGACGACCTGTACGCGGACGAACCGGATACCAAGGTCCGGCAGGGTCGCCTCAGCACTCCGAAgccgcgcaccaccaccaaagccACCCACCTGCGAACGCTCGTCCGGACCGCTGAACAGCTCGCGGAGGGAGCGGTCGAGGTAGAGGAAAGTGTCGAGCGGCAACGGGTgaccaccgggcggccgggacgggacgataTTGCGGATGCGTTCGACGACTTGTTAGGCAAACCACTGAGCCCCACGCTGAAGCCACTGCAACCGATCAAACCGTACGATGTGGTGGAAGACACACGTGACacgggaccggaaccgaccTACAACAAGTCTGGGCCACCGTACGCGGCGCTCGCGCTGGAGCCACCGGTCGCGCAGAGCATCCTGAGCCAGCGGCTGGAGCCCGTCAATCGCAACCAACTCGACTTCCTGAAGGCGAAGCGGTCGGCCAAGAAACCCACGACGGCCCACGGGGTCCTCAAGCGGCCCCGACCGGGACAGACCCGCAAGAAGGTCCTGGTGTTCTACCATCGATGA